The sequence cataacataaattttaccattttaaccatttttagatgTACTGTTAAGTGGcattcacattattgtacaaCCATCACGACCATCCATTTCTAGAACTTCCCAAaccgaaactctgtacccattaaacagtaactcccattACCATCCCCGCCtccaaccaccattctattttctgtctctatgagtttgactgcatagacctcatataagtggaatcattcaatatttgtccttttgtgtctggcttatagaaattccattttaagggacttccctggtggcgcagaggttaagaatctgcctgccaatgcaggggacacaggttcgagccctggtccgggaagatcccacatgctgcagagcaactaagcctgtgcgccacaactactgagcctgcgctccagagcccatgagccacaactactgagtccacgtgtcacaactactgaagcccacgtgcccagagcccatgctccacaacaagagaagccaccgcaatgagaagcccgcgcactgcaacaaagcgtagcccccgcttgccacaactagagaaaccccatgtgcagcaacgaagacccaacacagccaaaaaattaattaattaattaattaatttaaaaaagaaattccattttaaaagacaaacttCATTATGAAAACAACCTGAGTGCAGAGCCAGAAGAGGAACCTAATTACCCTTTTGTCATCTTTTTCTCTATAACATAGGAATGTCAtagaagacattttaaattttgttaagagAAACTTCATAAAAGGCTATTACCTTCCTTCCTAAGTCAGTCCTTATTCACTTGAGCTTCTGTTTTTTCAGCTCAGATtccaaatgaaaatgtttgagaACACTGACTCTACAACTACAAGATCTGGCCCGGATCTTTGGGCCGAAATCTGTTCCTGTCTGCCACATCCTGACCAAGAGGATAGTGCCAGCAATGCTTTCTCAGACTCCTTTATGGATTCTTACCCTGCAGGCACAGGCcagagggaagccccagactttgCTGTGCAGCCAGCTGTAAAGCCTTGGGCTCCCCTGCAGGATTCAGAAGTGTATTTAGCATCTCTAGGTAAGTtagatggcttttcttttttttttaatcagaagctGGTGGTTTTTAAGGAAGCATGCTGAAGTTCTGTTACATCAAACCTGGTTTTCTAttctcagtttgtttttttgtttgtttttttgtccttACCCCATGTATCTGTCAGATGTAATTCTAGGGGGTGTTTCAGGTTGGTTGTTGGGAAGGAGCCCCCTTTTCCTTGTACATCCCTTAACAATCTTTGTCATCTCCTGCCTCTGACTGTTTCATCTAAATTCTGCTTTATTTATTGGCATTCTGTAGGACactcttgtacactcttggtGGCCCATGTATTCAGATAACCCCAAAGTGTCATACCTTATGCATCCTGAAAGAAGAAGGTCATGGTCCCAGAGCTACATGTGGATTTATGATGCTACAGTTTGAGAAATTGTTATATTTAATAGATTGATGGTTGGGATGGGAGTATATTGACATAAAATTCATGCTGCCTCTTGTTAgccattttagtttttaaatatttcctgaacaCATCTTCACTGCCCTGTCCTGTGGCCTTAAGTATTTAGAGAGACTCCTAACAAAGGAAAGAGATTCAGATTGTCCCGTGCtaggggaaagacaaatatcagtcTTCAGCAGTGATCGCCAATCTTCAGAATTGTGTTAACCTTTATTATTAGACATCCATGAGATGCATCAATGTGTCACAAAACCAAACCTGAGAATAATTATTTGAGGAAGGAAAGGCAATTCAGGAAGAAGAAGCATTTGAggaaggacagaaagaagagTCAGAATAGAGTTTACATGATTGCTAAGAAGTTTCTTGGAAAAATAGAAGGAATTTGATTAATGATgtactggaggaaaaaaatatgagaaaaacacAGGTGGAATGATAGCTAATGAGAAAGATGAGGGTGTAATATGAAATTTGTTGGGAAGCCACCAGAGATAGTATAGTAATACTTGCAGCAATGGCCGAGGAGGTTACCAGTTCTGTTGTAGTAGTCAGAATATCTGTTTAATGATGATAAGGAGAAGAAGCCACAGTCTGAGGAAGCTGAAGAACCAGATCCTTCGGCTTGTTGGTGCTCTGTGCCCAGGGCATATAAGAAACTTTCATGGATTCAGTGATGTTTTTGATTGGTGAAGACTGGTTCAGAAAGTTAAAACTCCACAGATCTTTTCTAAAATCAGTTAAGATGATGATTAAAATGTCCTCCCCTGAAGAAAATAAGAGGGATTCCTGATGCCTATGGCAGAGTCTGGAAGATAATGGCAAGCGGGTTTGGAGGATGCAAGGCACCTATTTCTGCCTGATCACATCTGATCAGGGACTCAGCACCCTCAGAAAGGGGAAGACCTTTTCCAGCCCAAAAGACTACCTCCCACCTTGACAATCAAGGCCTGACAACATAAAGAttgtttttattgccaaataaacTTATATCAGAGAATCCACTAAGAGCaacaattaaaaacttttaaccaGTTCAACCTGAGATATACATAATCCTTTACCCATcctccaggagaaaaaaaaccctcaaatatttaacatttatcaactgtaggttttttttttacatgggtGAGCTTTTGGTGGTAACTTGTAGCAACAAAAGGTGTTTGTTTTGATCAGTGGGTTCCAGCTGATGCGGCTTGTTTAGAAATGAAAGCAAGATTGCAAATCATAAAGTTTCTATTGGTGGGCTTGAtgtccacccctcccctccaaaaAGTCATCATTTACCTATTTATTATAGTTGGAGGCAAGACTAAATTAAGGCAGAAGGCAAATGGTGATACCCTTACTTGTATTCTTTTAAAGGGGCTATCTGTTCATCAATTATACTTAAAATGCAAAGAAGAGTAACTAAACATGTATCACCAGGAAGCCATAATGGACCACCCTCACAGGGATTACaagatgtttgtttttgttaggcTCCAACATCCAGGCCACAAGCAGAACAACCTTCAAAAAAAATGTTGGGAGATTCCTTTTCTTTAATCAAGAACTTAATCACACATAGAGATCTTACAGGTCTCTTATTATTGAGTTCTCATCAAGTCAATTTTTGTGTCTAATGAACCATCGAATCTCTCTTCATTTTATCTAATTCTTTCTCATGAGGTTTGGAAACCACTTTATGACACTGTAACAAAAAAACCATTTACTCCTCCCAGAGACTATTTTCAGgagttgaaaaaagaaaatagtatacACATGTCAAGCCAGGGAAAACAAGCATTTCTTAGAGAGATACCTGCTGGGCTTCTGTGATTTCAAAGAAACCATGCCATCAATTTGTTTATGAGAACCTATAAACCCCTTTTCTGGGGTTAAACAATTAAACAGTTATTTGATACAATGCAGAGAGAAGGCattgggatggaaaaagaaaaatgtacgtTTGTCCTCCTTAAAAAAATGAGCTCTTTTTCAGGGAGTGTGCTTGTACTCATCAGTGAGAGAATTTTTAAGTTgatattttgcattttgttttgtcttgttttgtttggcctcactgtgtggcatgcggaatcctggttccccgaccaggggttgaacctgtgccccctgcagtggaagcgcagagtctcaaccactggacctccagggaagtctggCATTTTGCATTTTAGATTAGTTTTGTTTCATACTCACTTTCCTTGTTAAGTTCAACTTCCCCTCtcttcagagaagaaactgagaagaATCAAAGGTTTACATCAGGAAGTGACTTCCAAGGACATGCTTCGAACCCTGGCCCAAGCAAAGAAGGAATGCTGGGATCGGTTCCTCCAGGAGAAGTTAGCATCGGAATTCTTTGTGGATGGACTTGATTCTGATGAGAGGTAATTGATTCTCAGTCCAGCTCCAGGTGACGGTCTGTttcactgaaagcatttctcttCCTCTAAAGAAGTCAGGGAGAGCGACATCTGAGTCCAGATATAAGTTGATATCAACATCAGCTTTTCTGAGCTAAAATCGTCCTTTTTAAGGTTGCTTTATTTGCTTAGTCCAGTGGCAGATTTTTGGGAATGAGTATTTTTGCTAAAAAGCAAATTCCCcacctacatcttttttttttttttttttggctgcgttgggtcttcgttgctgcgtgcgggctttctctcgttgtggcgagcaggggctactcttcgttgccgtgcgcggacttctcattgcggtggcttctcttgttgcggagcacaggctctaggtgcgcaggcttcagtagtagtggcacgtgggctcagtagttgtggctcgcatgctctagagcgcaggctcagtagttgtggctca comes from Balaenoptera ricei isolate mBalRic1 chromosome 2, mBalRic1.hap2, whole genome shotgun sequence and encodes:
- the CCDC32 gene encoding coiled-coil domain-containing protein 32, with amino-acid sequence MKMFENTDSTTTRSGPDLWAEICSCLPHPDQEDSASNAFSDSFMDSYPAGTGQREAPDFAVQPAVKPWAPLQDSEVYLASLEKKLRRIKGLHQEVTSKDMLRTLAQAKKECWDRFLQEKLASEFFVDGLDSDESTLEHFKRWLQPDKVAISTEEVQYLIPPESQVEKPAPGDEPAAVEQ